In one Halorubrum sp. CBA1229 genomic region, the following are encoded:
- a CDS encoding AMP-binding protein: MSDDTPGADGARGRGDAPDGDDAGGAVDPRPHPHGDRAYEWVGSLSARRARLSPDRVAVTDTAAGEEYTYAELDERANRTARFLRDVDVGSGDRVAVVSRNRVELLDLFFATAKVGAVLAPLSHRLAERELAAVLGDVDPALLAVETPFEGDAVDALERADVEPPVRAIATDGDSAWRTLGDDLPDDGSPVETAAVSLADPHLFLHTGGSTGTPKETVISHGAIRWNAFNTITAWGLREDDVTPMVFPMFHTGGWNVLTVPFLQMGARILLSPEVDPGRVLADVEREDATTLVAVPAVLRMMARHDEWAETDLSSLRFVKSGGGPCRESVIDAWRDRGVEISQGYGLTECGPNNFAMPDGFPPEKTASVGVPALAVDARVVDEDGPVPSGTVGELELAGPAAADRYWNNAEETAETFGDWVSTGDLARVDADGYYHIEGRKKNMFVSGGENVYPPRVEDALTDHPGIEEAVVIGVPSDEWGTVGKAVLVGDESLTLDDLRSHLASRVARYAVPKELAFVDEMPTSGPSKIDRTAIKDRFGK, translated from the coding sequence ATGTCGGACGACACGCCCGGGGCCGACGGCGCTCGCGGCCGAGGCGACGCGCCCGACGGCGACGACGCCGGCGGTGCGGTCGATCCCCGACCACACCCGCACGGCGACCGCGCCTACGAGTGGGTCGGGTCGCTGTCGGCGCGCCGAGCGCGGCTCTCGCCCGACCGGGTCGCCGTCACGGACACGGCCGCGGGCGAGGAGTACACGTACGCCGAGCTCGACGAGCGCGCCAACCGCACCGCACGGTTCCTTCGCGACGTCGACGTCGGGAGCGGGGACCGCGTCGCGGTGGTCTCGCGGAACCGCGTGGAGCTGCTCGACCTCTTCTTCGCGACGGCGAAGGTCGGGGCGGTGTTGGCCCCCCTCTCCCACCGCCTCGCGGAGCGCGAGCTCGCGGCGGTCCTCGGCGACGTCGACCCCGCGCTGCTCGCGGTCGAGACGCCGTTCGAGGGCGACGCCGTCGACGCCTTAGAGCGCGCCGACGTCGAGCCGCCGGTCCGGGCGATCGCGACCGACGGGGACAGCGCGTGGCGCACGCTCGGCGACGACCTCCCCGACGACGGCTCGCCGGTCGAGACCGCCGCGGTCTCGCTCGCCGACCCGCACCTCTTCCTCCACACCGGCGGCTCGACGGGGACGCCGAAGGAGACGGTGATCAGCCACGGCGCGATCCGCTGGAACGCGTTCAACACGATCACGGCGTGGGGGCTCCGCGAGGACGACGTGACGCCGATGGTGTTCCCGATGTTCCACACCGGCGGGTGGAACGTGCTCACCGTCCCCTTCCTCCAGATGGGCGCGCGGATCCTGTTGAGCCCCGAGGTCGATCCCGGCCGCGTCCTCGCCGACGTCGAGCGGGAGGACGCGACGACCCTCGTCGCGGTTCCGGCGGTGCTCCGGATGATGGCCCGCCACGACGAGTGGGCGGAGACCGACCTCTCCTCGCTGCGGTTCGTCAAGAGCGGGGGCGGCCCGTGCCGCGAGAGCGTGATCGACGCGTGGCGCGACCGCGGCGTCGAGATCTCGCAGGGGTACGGACTCACCGAGTGCGGCCCGAACAACTTCGCGATGCCCGACGGCTTCCCGCCGGAGAAGACCGCCAGCGTCGGCGTCCCCGCGCTCGCGGTCGACGCGCGCGTCGTCGACGAAGACGGTCCGGTCCCGTCCGGGACGGTCGGCGAGCTGGAGCTGGCCGGGCCCGCGGCGGCGGACCGGTACTGGAACAACGCCGAGGAGACGGCGGAGACGTTCGGCGACTGGGTGTCGACGGGCGACCTCGCCCGCGTCGACGCGGACGGCTACTACCACATCGAGGGCCGGAAGAAGAACATGTTCGTCTCCGGCGGCGAGAACGTCTACCCGCCCCGCGTGGAGGACGCGCTCACCGACCACCCGGGGATCGAGGAGGCCGTCGTGATCGGCGTCCCGAGCGACGAGTGGGGAACGGTCGGGAAGGCGGTTCTCGTCGGCGACGAGTCGCTCACGCTCGACGACCTGCGCTCGCACCTCGCCTCCCGCGTCGCCCGGTACGCGGTGCCGAAGGAGCTCGCGTTCGTCGACGAGATGCCGACCTCGGGTCCGTCGAAGATCGACCGGACCGCGATCAAAGACCGGTTCGGGAAGTGA
- a CDS encoding ABC transporter ATP-binding protein, with the protein MLLETDGLTKRFGGITAVNEVDFALEAGELCSLIGPNGAGKTTFFNLLTGVLEPSDGAIRFASSEGGDGGADESGVRDITDAPPHETALAGIHRSYQITNLFPTLTVLENVRIAAQAARGADAWKLWRNVKGFDEHYAEARRILDRIGLAGEGETVAKNLSHGEKRSLEVGVALAGDPDLLLLDEPTAGVSSEGVDDVVALIEDVAADHSVMLIEHNMDVVMGISDRVAVLHRGELIADGPPESVRNDPAVREAYLGGYGREGDATETGTDASPDGDGSTAATDGGRRIGPSAARRLASSPTPNRGGDAR; encoded by the coding sequence ATGCTGCTCGAAACCGACGGGCTGACGAAGCGGTTCGGCGGGATCACGGCCGTCAACGAGGTCGATTTCGCGCTGGAGGCCGGCGAGCTCTGCTCGCTCATCGGGCCGAACGGCGCCGGGAAGACGACGTTCTTTAACCTCCTCACCGGGGTGTTGGAGCCGTCCGACGGCGCGATCCGGTTCGCGTCGAGCGAGGGAGGAGACGGCGGGGCCGACGAAAGCGGCGTCCGGGACATCACGGACGCCCCGCCCCACGAGACGGCGCTCGCCGGCATCCACCGGTCGTACCAGATCACGAACCTCTTCCCGACGCTCACGGTGCTGGAGAACGTCCGGATCGCGGCGCAGGCGGCGCGAGGCGCCGACGCGTGGAAGCTCTGGCGCAACGTCAAGGGGTTCGACGAGCACTACGCGGAGGCTCGCCGGATCCTCGATCGGATCGGGCTCGCGGGCGAGGGCGAGACCGTCGCGAAGAACCTCAGCCACGGCGAGAAGCGAAGCTTGGAGGTGGGCGTCGCGCTCGCTGGCGACCCCGATCTCCTGCTGCTGGACGAGCCCACGGCCGGCGTCTCCAGCGAGGGCGTCGACGACGTGGTCGCGCTGATCGAGGACGTCGCCGCCGATCACTCGGTGATGCTGATCGAACACAATATGGACGTGGTGATGGGCATCTCGGACCGTGTCGCGGTGTTACACCGCGGCGAGCTCATCGCTGACGGTCCCCCGGAGTCGGTCCGCAACGACCCGGCGGTCCGCGAGGCGTACCTCGGCGGCTACGGCCGCGAGGGCGACGCGACGGAGACGGGCACGGACGCCTCGCCCGACGGCGACGGCTCCACGGCGGCGACGGACGGGGGACGACGGATCGGTCCGTCGGCCGCTCGGAGGCTCGCGTCGTCGCCGACTCCGAACCGCGGGGGTGACGCCCGGTGA
- a CDS encoding ABC transporter substrate-binding protein — translation MRDVTTRRSYLRRTGAAVGGVGLAGLAGCSGNGGDGSDGSDGSDGSSGDDGSDGSGGSDGGNLSGETVRIGALQPTSGDLQYYGQISLMGFYSGLAYKHDVDPVSELTPGTYTVEADGGPTYEIIVEDTGFSPDTAQNVATNLVLDEDVDILFGGTSSDSARRLIDTVVDETDVPYLIGPAADAGITVSDEFCHPLAFRASEHTAMDARAGGTYVAENFDIDTVAVFASDNAFGQSVAENYAAVLESQGVEVLEPRFVEVGYSEFDGLFEDAVSDGATGVVGGFTASTLPQFLTSAISFDVQVFGGFAALLTTKLIGGTIESALGEDFTEQDIRDAGLGPFTSRYHWNQYENPINEEFREMHVDAYDIVPDLFSSGTFTAASALSQAVTESGSTDGADIAEALRGMTVADTPKGADGYTFQEHNNQAASQMTVAWPVPTSDEYADTWDAPIMPGEPLERLDAEDVMVPEEDAGCSL, via the coding sequence ATGCGAGACGTGACCACACGGCGATCGTATCTTCGACGAACTGGCGCGGCGGTCGGAGGGGTCGGCCTCGCCGGCCTCGCCGGCTGTAGCGGAAACGGCGGCGACGGGTCCGACGGGAGTGACGGCTCCGACGGGAGTTCCGGCGATGACGGGAGCGACGGCTCCGGCGGGAGCGACGGCGGCAACCTCTCCGGGGAGACGGTCCGGATCGGGGCGCTCCAGCCCACCTCCGGCGACCTCCAGTACTACGGGCAGATCAGCCTCATGGGGTTCTACTCCGGGCTGGCGTACAAACACGACGTGGACCCGGTCTCGGAGCTCACGCCCGGCACCTACACCGTGGAGGCCGACGGGGGTCCGACGTACGAGATCATCGTCGAGGACACCGGGTTCAGTCCCGACACCGCCCAGAACGTCGCGACGAACCTCGTACTCGACGAGGACGTCGACATCCTCTTCGGGGGGACGTCTTCGGACAGCGCGCGGCGGCTCATCGACACCGTCGTCGACGAGACCGATGTGCCGTATCTGATCGGCCCCGCGGCCGACGCGGGGATCACGGTGAGCGACGAATTCTGTCACCCGCTGGCGTTCCGCGCGAGCGAGCACACGGCGATGGACGCCCGGGCGGGCGGGACGTACGTCGCGGAGAACTTCGACATCGACACGGTCGCGGTCTTCGCGTCCGACAACGCGTTCGGGCAGAGCGTCGCGGAAAACTACGCCGCGGTCTTGGAGAGCCAAGGGGTCGAGGTGCTGGAACCGCGGTTCGTCGAGGTCGGCTACTCCGAGTTCGACGGGCTCTTCGAGGATGCCGTCTCCGACGGCGCGACGGGCGTCGTCGGCGGGTTCACCGCGTCGACGCTGCCGCAGTTCCTCACCTCTGCGATCTCCTTCGACGTGCAGGTGTTCGGCGGCTTCGCCGCGCTGCTCACGACCAAGCTCATCGGCGGCACCATCGAGTCGGCGCTCGGCGAGGACTTCACCGAGCAGGACATCCGGGACGCGGGACTGGGGCCGTTCACCAGCCGGTACCACTGGAACCAGTACGAGAACCCGATCAACGAGGAGTTCCGGGAGATGCACGTCGACGCGTACGACATCGTCCCCGACCTGTTCAGCTCCGGGACGTTCACGGCCGCCTCGGCGCTCTCGCAGGCCGTCACGGAGTCCGGGTCCACCGACGGCGCCGACATCGCGGAGGCGCTGCGCGGCATGACGGTCGCCGACACGCCGAAGGGCGCCGACGGCTACACGTTCCAGGAACACAACAACCAGGCCGCCTCCCAGATGACCGTCGCCTGGCCGGTGCCCACCAGCGACGAGTACGCCGACACGTGGGACGCGCCGATCATGCCCGGCGAGCCCCTCGAACGCCTCGACGCCGAGGACGTGATGGTCCCCGAGGAGGACGCCGGCTGCTCGCTGTGA
- a CDS encoding D-2-hydroxyacid dehydrogenase, with protein sequence MSDPDVLVLRQTIHGSDASDLVASLRERLPDQEIGLARTPAEERELIATARVAVGLHIDEELLAAAEELELFACVFAGTGHLPSDALADRGVAVTNASGVHGPNIAEYVVGSMITHARQWPRAHRQKAEREWRTYETTEVYGSTVAVVGLGAIGRTVLDRLKSFDVDTVGVRYSPEKGGPADAVYGFDEFHEAIADAEYVVIACPLTETTRGMVDAEALKTMRADAVLINIARGPIVDTDALVSSLRNSRIRGAALDVTDPEPLPEDHPLWGLGNVTITPHNAGHTPHYYDRVADILAGNLDRLESGEELENRVV encoded by the coding sequence ATGAGCGATCCAGACGTACTCGTGTTGCGACAGACGATCCACGGCTCGGACGCGTCGGACCTCGTCGCGTCGCTCCGCGAGCGGCTCCCCGACCAAGAGATCGGGCTGGCGCGGACGCCGGCGGAGGAGCGCGAGCTGATCGCGACCGCTCGCGTCGCCGTCGGGCTTCACATCGACGAGGAGCTGCTGGCCGCCGCCGAGGAGCTCGAGCTGTTCGCCTGCGTCTTCGCCGGGACCGGCCACCTCCCGAGCGACGCCCTCGCGGACCGCGGCGTCGCCGTGACGAACGCCTCGGGCGTCCACGGGCCGAACATCGCCGAGTACGTCGTCGGATCGATGATCACTCACGCCCGCCAGTGGCCGCGCGCGCACCGGCAGAAGGCGGAGCGCGAGTGGCGCACCTACGAGACGACCGAGGTGTACGGCTCGACGGTCGCGGTCGTCGGCCTCGGCGCAATCGGGCGGACGGTCCTCGACCGCCTGAAATCCTTCGACGTCGACACGGTCGGGGTTCGGTACTCTCCGGAAAAAGGCGGCCCGGCCGACGCGGTGTACGGCTTCGACGAGTTCCACGAGGCGATCGCCGACGCGGAGTACGTGGTGATCGCCTGCCCGCTCACGGAGACGACGCGGGGAATGGTCGACGCGGAGGCGCTCAAGACGATGCGCGCCGACGCCGTCCTGATAAACATCGCGCGCGGGCCCATCGTCGATACCGACGCGCTCGTCTCCTCGCTCCGGAACAGCCGGATTCGCGGGGCCGCGCTCGACGTGACTGACCCCGAACCGCTGCCCGAGGACCACCCGCTGTGGGGGCTCGGCAACGTCACGATCACCCCGCACAACGCGGGCCACACCCCGCACTACTACGACCGCGTCGCCGACATCCTCGCCGGCAACCTCGACCGGCTCGAAAGCGGCGAGGAGCTCGAGAACCGGGTGGTGTGA
- a CDS encoding alpha/beta fold hydrolase: MPRATRDGVGIDYAVDGTSDGPTVLLLEGLGYGRWMWRWLTEDLADGYEVLRPDNRGTGDSDVPEGPYSIDEMAADAQAVLDDHGVDRVHVCGASMGGMIAQELALTDDRVASLTLLCTSPGGDDAPEMPPDVREHIFSAPEDAGPKERVRYLMEPAVSDDFYERESELVDRIVEWRLAGDATPAGREAQAAAVAAFDATDRLGELSVPTLVLHGTADRVLPVGNADLLAELLPHATVERVDGGPHLFFIEERESVDGRIRSFLDGVA; this comes from the coding sequence ATGCCGAGAGCGACACGCGACGGCGTTGGGATCGACTACGCCGTCGACGGGACGAGCGACGGGCCGACGGTGCTCCTGCTGGAGGGATTGGGGTACGGTCGCTGGATGTGGCGGTGGCTGACCGAGGACCTCGCGGACGGGTACGAGGTCCTTCGGCCCGACAACCGGGGGACCGGCGACTCGGACGTGCCCGAGGGGCCGTACTCGATCGACGAGATGGCCGCCGACGCGCAGGCCGTCCTCGACGACCACGGCGTCGACCGTGTCCACGTCTGCGGGGCTTCGATGGGCGGGATGATCGCCCAAGAGCTCGCGCTGACCGACGACCGGGTCGCCTCGCTGACCCTGCTGTGTACGTCGCCCGGCGGCGACGACGCCCCCGAGATGCCCCCCGACGTGCGGGAGCACATCTTCTCGGCGCCCGAGGACGCGGGCCCGAAAGAGCGGGTCCGATACCTGATGGAGCCCGCGGTGAGCGACGACTTCTACGAGCGCGAGTCCGAGCTCGTCGACCGGATCGTCGAGTGGCGGCTGGCGGGCGACGCGACGCCGGCGGGCCGGGAGGCGCAGGCCGCCGCGGTCGCCGCGTTCGACGCGACGGACCGACTCGGCGAGCTCTCGGTCCCGACGCTGGTGCTCCACGGCACCGCCGACCGGGTGCTCCCGGTCGGGAACGCGGACCTGCTGGCCGAGCTCCTGCCGCACGCGACGGTCGAACGAGTCGACGGCGGCCCGCACCTCTTCTTCATCGAGGAGCGAGAGAGCGTCGACGGCAGGATCCGGTCGTTCCTCGACGGGGTCGCCTGA
- the truA gene encoding tRNA pseudouridine(38-40) synthase TruA, which produces MTATRAFRVAYDGREFAGFQRQPHATTIEGTLLRALANHGILDRGDGPTHATPPGYAAAGRTDAGVSAVAQTVSFEAPEWLTPRAFNGHLPGSVRVWAAADVRDGFHATHDADRRTYRYHLYAPEAGAPSADPAHAVDDVRVRDALDRLSGRHDFHNLTSDDAGTVRDLTATATRDDDLLVLEVAADGFPRALVRRLVAAVRAVGRGQTDLSRIDRLLDSDPVPGEIGVGPAPPEPLVLWDVAYEGVSFDVDREAAESARVAFGERYRTARDVAAATGAIRDRVATGYRREPGERGDGDDGRPVDDGNDGADGDAAF; this is translated from the coding sequence GTGACCGCGACCCGCGCGTTCCGGGTCGCGTACGACGGCCGCGAGTTCGCCGGCTTCCAGCGCCAGCCCCACGCGACGACCATCGAGGGGACCCTGCTGCGGGCGCTCGCGAACCACGGGATCCTCGACCGCGGCGACGGGCCGACGCACGCGACGCCGCCCGGCTACGCGGCCGCGGGCCGGACCGACGCCGGGGTTTCGGCCGTCGCCCAGACGGTCTCGTTCGAGGCACCGGAATGGCTCACGCCGCGGGCGTTCAACGGGCACCTCCCCGGCTCGGTGCGGGTCTGGGCGGCCGCGGACGTCCGCGACGGATTCCACGCGACCCACGACGCCGACCGGCGAACCTACAGGTATCACCTCTATGCGCCGGAGGCGGGAGCCCCCTCGGCGGACCCGGCCCACGCCGTGGACGACGTGCGCGTCCGCGACGCCCTCGATCGGCTCTCGGGGCGCCACGACTTCCACAACCTGACGAGCGACGACGCGGGAACCGTTCGGGACCTGACCGCGACCGCGACCCGGGACGACGACCTGCTCGTGCTCGAGGTCGCCGCCGACGGCTTCCCGCGCGCGCTCGTCCGTCGCCTCGTCGCCGCGGTCCGGGCAGTCGGCCGCGGACAGACTGATTTGTCGCGAATCGACCGCCTGCTCGACTCGGATCCGGTGCCGGGCGAGATCGGCGTCGGGCCCGCGCCGCCCGAGCCGCTGGTGCTGTGGGACGTCGCGTACGAGGGAGTCTCGTTCGATGTCGATCGGGAGGCCGCCGAGAGCGCCCGCGTCGCCTTCGGAGAGCGGTATCGGACCGCCCGCGACGTCGCCGCCGCGACGGGAGCGATCCGCGATCGGGTCGCGACCGGCTATCGGAGAGAGCCCGGCGAGCGGGGCGACGGCGATGACGGGAGGCCCGTCGACGACGGCAACGATGGTGCCGACGGCGACGCCGCTTTTTAA
- a CDS encoding helix-turn-helix domain-containing protein yields the protein MIDVTMDMEQFDCPFIDTSADHDVGFSAMHWQLDTAAEQLETRLLVESPDRYELGEGLSTLRDHENMAEYKLFSKRDGTAIIRTVIEETNAMSTITDHGGYITGPFRIANGSEQWQVGFDDEATTEAALHDLEKGNEFVVEDRSKLAMESLFDTMRNANAASTMLDACRDLTDVERDTIETAADAGYFESPREATLSTLADEFDVSTAAVSKNMRRGEKKLLRSVVQALDRMN from the coding sequence ATGATCGACGTCACGATGGACATGGAGCAGTTCGACTGCCCGTTCATCGACACCTCCGCGGACCACGACGTCGGGTTCTCCGCGATGCACTGGCAGCTCGACACGGCGGCCGAACAGCTGGAGACCCGGCTGCTCGTGGAGTCCCCCGACCGCTACGAGCTTGGAGAGGGGCTCTCGACGCTCCGCGACCACGAGAACATGGCGGAGTACAAGCTGTTCTCGAAGCGGGACGGGACAGCGATCATCCGGACCGTCATCGAGGAGACGAACGCGATGTCGACGATCACCGACCACGGCGGCTACATCACGGGCCCGTTCCGGATCGCGAACGGCTCCGAACAGTGGCAGGTCGGCTTCGACGACGAGGCGACCACGGAGGCGGCGCTCCACGACTTAGAGAAGGGCAACGAGTTCGTCGTCGAGGACCGGTCGAAGCTGGCGATGGAGTCGCTGTTCGACACCATGCGCAACGCGAACGCCGCCTCCACGATGCTCGACGCCTGTCGCGACCTCACCGACGTCGAGCGCGACACCATCGAGACGGCCGCGGACGCCGGCTACTTCGAGTCGCCCCGCGAGGCGACCCTCTCGACGCTCGCCGACGAGTTCGACGTGTCGACGGCGGCGGTCTCGAAGAACATGCGGCGCGGGGAGAAGAAGCTGCTCCGCAGCGTCGTGCAGGCGCTCGACCGGATGAACTGA
- a CDS encoding ABC transporter ATP-binding protein codes for MSMLELDGVHTYYGESHILQGLDLSVEDDEIVALVGRNGVGKTTTLRTALGLTPPRRGTVRFKGEDVTDLEPHEIAARGMGWVPEDRRVFAHLTVAENLRVAAHAAADPDARLGEAYDLFPALERFADKEAGDLSGGQQQMLAIARGMLGDNDLLLVDEPSEGLAPQIVSDVVEALRAASADTTMVLVEQNFRLAMDLADRFYLVDHGVVVEEGDTEGVTSDDERVRRYLTA; via the coding sequence GTGAGCATGTTGGAACTCGACGGCGTCCACACGTACTACGGCGAGAGCCACATCCTGCAGGGACTCGATCTGTCCGTCGAGGACGACGAGATCGTCGCGCTCGTCGGCCGTAACGGGGTCGGAAAGACGACGACGCTGCGGACCGCGCTCGGGCTGACCCCGCCGCGGCGCGGGACGGTTCGGTTCAAGGGCGAGGACGTCACCGATCTCGAGCCCCACGAGATCGCCGCACGGGGGATGGGGTGGGTGCCGGAAGACCGGCGGGTGTTCGCACACCTGACGGTCGCCGAGAACCTCCGCGTCGCCGCCCACGCGGCCGCCGACCCGGACGCTCGACTGGGGGAGGCGTACGACCTGTTCCCGGCCTTGGAGCGGTTCGCCGACAAGGAGGCCGGCGACCTCAGCGGCGGCCAACAGCAGATGCTCGCGATCGCCCGGGGGATGTTGGGCGACAACGACCTGCTGCTCGTCGACGAGCCCAGCGAGGGGCTCGCCCCGCAGATCGTGAGCGACGTGGTCGAGGCGCTCCGGGCGGCCTCCGCGGACACGACCATGGTGCTCGTCGAGCAGAACTTCCGGCTCGCGATGGACCTCGCAGACCGGTTCTACCTCGTCGACCACGGCGTCGTCGTCGAGGAAGGAGATACCGAGGGCGTCACCAGCGACGACGAGCGGGTCCGGAGGTACCTCACCGCATGA
- a CDS encoding peptidylprolyl isomerase, which produces MARAVSNPDNPQVTLRTNHGDVVVELFADRAPKTVENFLGLARHDPAADADPARDTNTWEDPESGEVRGDSLYEGNVFHRVIEDFMIQGGDPQENGRGGPGYQFDDEFHDDLTHDGPGILSMANSGPDTNGSQFFITLDATPHLDGKHAVFGQVIDGMDVVEEIGSVPTDRRDEPRDAVEIEGVTVDE; this is translated from the coding sequence ATGGCACGAGCGGTTTCCAACCCCGACAACCCGCAGGTGACGCTCCGGACGAATCACGGCGACGTCGTCGTCGAGCTGTTCGCCGACCGCGCCCCGAAGACGGTGGAGAACTTCCTCGGGCTGGCGCGGCACGACCCCGCCGCGGACGCCGACCCCGCGCGCGACACGAACACGTGGGAGGACCCCGAGAGCGGCGAGGTCCGGGGCGACTCGCTGTACGAGGGGAACGTCTTCCACCGCGTCATCGAGGACTTCATGATCCAGGGCGGCGACCCGCAGGAGAACGGCCGCGGCGGCCCCGGCTACCAGTTCGACGACGAGTTCCACGACGACCTCACCCACGACGGTCCCGGCATCCTCTCGATGGCGAACTCCGGCCCAGACACGAACGGCTCGCAGTTCTTCATCACGCTCGACGCGACCCCGCACCTCGACGGCAAGCACGCCGTCTTCGGACAGGTCATCGACGGGATGGACGTCGTCGAGGAGATCGGCTCGGTACCGACCGACCGCCGCGACGAGCCCCGCGACGCGGTCGAGATCGAAGGCGTCACGGTCGACGAGTAA
- a CDS encoding cystathionine gamma-synthase has product MSDDPEGDDHRRFETRAIHAGQEPDPETGALMTPIHANSTYKQDAPGDHRGYEYSRTGNPTRTDLEANLASLESGSHARCFSSGMAAINTVLNLLSAGDHVVAGDDVYGGTHRILTQVYDEYDIDTSFVDTTDHDAVRAALREETELVWVETPTNPLMNVNDIGALADIAHEHDALCAVDNTFATPYLQRPLEHGADIVSQSLTKYLGGHSDTIGGALIVDDEELDERLGFYQNSVGATPGPFDSFLVLRGTKTLPVRMDRHCENAMELAEWLEDHDDVSRVYYPGLESHPDHELAAEQMNAFGGMLSFEFDGSLDQASTVVSETEVFTLAESLGGVESLIEQPAAMTHAAIPREERLAAGLTDGLIRVSVGLEHVDDMKADLQAAFDAASE; this is encoded by the coding sequence ATGAGCGACGACCCCGAAGGCGACGACCACCGCCGCTTCGAGACCCGCGCGATCCACGCGGGACAGGAGCCCGACCCCGAGACCGGCGCGCTGATGACGCCGATCCACGCGAACTCCACGTACAAACAGGACGCGCCGGGCGACCATCGCGGCTACGAGTACAGCCGGACCGGGAACCCGACCCGGACCGACTTAGAGGCGAACCTCGCGTCGCTGGAGTCGGGGAGTCACGCGCGCTGCTTCTCCTCGGGGATGGCCGCGATAAACACCGTGCTGAACCTGCTGTCGGCGGGCGACCACGTCGTCGCCGGCGACGACGTGTACGGCGGCACCCACCGCATCCTCACGCAGGTGTACGACGAGTACGATATCGACACCAGCTTCGTCGACACGACCGACCACGACGCGGTCCGGGCGGCGTTGCGCGAGGAGACGGAGCTCGTGTGGGTGGAGACGCCGACGAACCCGCTGATGAACGTCAACGACATCGGCGCGCTCGCGGACATCGCGCACGAGCACGACGCGCTCTGCGCGGTCGACAACACGTTCGCGACGCCGTACCTCCAGCGCCCGCTCGAACACGGCGCCGACATCGTCTCGCAGTCGCTGACGAAGTACCTCGGGGGCCACTCCGACACGATCGGCGGCGCGCTGATCGTTGACGACGAGGAGCTCGACGAGCGGCTCGGCTTCTACCAGAACTCGGTGGGCGCGACGCCCGGGCCGTTCGACTCGTTCCTCGTGCTCCGCGGGACGAAGACGCTCCCGGTGCGGATGGACCGCCACTGCGAGAACGCGATGGAGCTCGCGGAGTGGCTGGAGGACCACGACGACGTGAGCCGGGTCTACTACCCCGGGCTGGAGAGCCACCCGGACCACGAGCTCGCGGCCGAGCAGATGAACGCCTTCGGCGGGATGCTGTCGTTCGAGTTCGACGGGAGCCTCGACCAGGCGTCGACGGTCGTGAGCGAGACCGAGGTGTTCACGCTCGCGGAGTCGCTCGGCGGCGTCGAGAGCCTCATCGAGCAGCCGGCCGCGATGACCCACGCCGCGATCCCGCGCGAGGAGCGCCTCGCGGCCGGGCTCACGGACGGGCTCATCCGCGTCTCCGTCGGCCTCGAACACGTCGACGACATGAAGGCCGACCTGCAGGCCGCGTTCGACGCCGCCTCGGAGTAA
- a CDS encoding universal stress protein, giving the protein MYDDILLPVAPGSEANDAVPHAASLAERYDATVHVVSAVDTLAETLRGPQAGAFAERIETAAQNRVETVTAELEAAGVDVVGYVRQGEPADVIEDAITDLGVDIVVMPSHTRSGLRRVLLGSVTEKVVRLSPVPVVTVPIADETPEEAAEAEPETSEDSDEGDGSTEDEA; this is encoded by the coding sequence ATGTACGATGATATCCTCCTGCCCGTCGCGCCCGGAAGCGAAGCGAACGACGCGGTGCCGCACGCGGCCAGCCTCGCCGAGCGCTACGACGCGACCGTTCACGTCGTGAGCGCGGTCGACACGCTGGCGGAGACGCTCCGCGGGCCGCAGGCCGGCGCGTTCGCCGAGCGCATCGAGACCGCGGCGCAGAACCGCGTCGAGACGGTGACCGCGGAGCTGGAGGCCGCCGGCGTCGACGTCGTCGGTTACGTCCGTCAGGGCGAGCCCGCCGACGTCATCGAAGACGCCATCACCGACCTCGGGGTCGACATCGTCGTGATGCCGAGCCACACCCGCAGCGGCCTCCGCCGGGTCCTCCTCGGCAGCGTCACCGAGAAGGTGGTCCGCCTCTCCCCCGTTCCCGTGGTCACCGTGCCGATAGCCGACGAGACGCCCGAGGAGGCGGCGGAAGCGGAGCCCGAGACAAGCGAAGACTCCGACGAGGGCGACGGGTCGACCGAAGACGAGGCGTGA